In Herpetosiphonaceae bacterium, a genomic segment contains:
- a CDS encoding peptide ABC transporter substrate-binding protein: MSLAILSILILAACNDRFAPSGQPTQPRQSSQHAEFLPNKVQSASLPQACLQAATTAQPLPPDTPTLRIGLSAAIPNTLLASAPWPSTRFIAGAVHRGLVAEDQQGNLIPMLAEGVPTLENGGAHFVRHSQSGKQQLVVMFRLRDHLRWSDGQPLTSADVKFTYELLQHDDATYRGLVESIERIDTPDARTVVITYLPELQPLRYNQPFAGMLYPAHALKGLTPGEIEAGLCALRPVSAGPYAVREWRYVGDERNPPMPGVIRMSAAESGPMLQQITLEANPNFAGTQPRIGRVVIEVIPDRQLLLERLRQGHLDMLADRAIETVDAEVQQAIDRGFTLDHAFEQRWERLDFNMLAGPATNALVRQAIAHAIDRQAIVEAVFGERGRVMQSWIPQDSWAYLPVLDRYRYDPARARALLIQAGYAPDAEGFAARDGKRLRLVMYYAQDGELRQRVATMIQTYLTDSGIEIDLRPAPRGAILGALGILEQHRFDLVMFGWQGSSDPDGFSLWHSSRIPQNDNNWLGHNYAGWHSAENDSLLDRLAAPTSRQEQTALYQQQQQRFAADLPSLSLFEYPRLALRQPALHGVKLPLGSIPITWNIEAWERR; this comes from the coding sequence ATGAGTCTGGCTATCCTATCGATCCTGATCCTGGCCGCGTGCAACGATCGCTTCGCGCCGAGCGGCCAGCCGACACAGCCTCGACAGAGCAGCCAGCATGCGGAGTTTTTACCGAACAAGGTCCAGAGCGCTTCGCTGCCGCAGGCGTGTCTCCAGGCCGCGACCACAGCTCAGCCCTTGCCGCCCGACACACCAACGCTGCGCATCGGTCTGTCGGCGGCGATCCCGAACACGTTGCTCGCCAGCGCGCCGTGGCCTTCAACTCGATTTATCGCGGGTGCGGTGCATCGCGGGCTGGTCGCCGAAGATCAGCAGGGCAACCTGATCCCGATGCTGGCCGAGGGTGTGCCGACGCTGGAAAACGGCGGCGCGCACTTCGTTCGGCACAGTCAGTCTGGCAAACAGCAGCTCGTCGTCATGTTCCGTCTGCGCGATCATCTGCGCTGGTCCGACGGACAGCCGCTCACATCCGCCGATGTCAAATTTACCTACGAGCTGCTTCAGCACGACGATGCCACCTACCGTGGGCTGGTTGAATCGATCGAGCGGATCGACACGCCCGACGCGCGGACAGTAGTGATCACCTATCTGCCTGAGCTTCAGCCGCTACGCTATAATCAACCCTTTGCCGGCATGTTGTATCCGGCCCATGCGCTCAAGGGCTTGACGCCGGGCGAGATCGAGGCCGGGCTTTGTGCCCTGCGCCCGGTCAGCGCCGGGCCATACGCCGTGCGCGAGTGGCGCTATGTCGGCGATGAGCGAAACCCGCCGATGCCCGGTGTGATCCGTATGTCGGCAGCAGAATCCGGCCCGATGCTCCAACAAATTACGCTTGAGGCGAATCCCAACTTTGCCGGTACGCAGCCCAGGATCGGGCGAGTCGTGATTGAGGTCATCCCCGACCGGCAGCTATTGCTTGAGCGCCTGCGCCAGGGGCATCTCGACATGCTCGCCGATCGGGCGATCGAAACCGTCGACGCAGAGGTTCAGCAGGCGATCGACCGGGGATTTACGCTCGATCACGCCTTCGAGCAGCGCTGGGAGCGGCTGGACTTCAACATGCTCGCAGGACCGGCAACTAATGCGCTGGTGCGTCAGGCCATCGCGCACGCGATCGACCGTCAGGCGATCGTCGAAGCGGTCTTTGGCGAGCGCGGGCGAGTCATGCAGAGCTGGATTCCCCAGGATAGCTGGGCGTATCTGCCGGTTCTGGATCGCTATCGCTATGATCCGGCGCGTGCCCGCGCGCTCCTCATCCAGGCAGGCTACGCGCCCGATGCCGAGGGCTTTGCTGCCCGCGACGGAAAGCGCCTGCGCCTGGTGATGTACTATGCTCAGGATGGCGAGCTGCGCCAGCGCGTCGCAACGATGATTCAAACGTACCTGACGGACAGCGGCATCGAGATCGACCTGCGACCGGCTCCGAGAGGCGCGATTTTAGGCGCGCTCGGTATCCTGGAGCAGCACCGCTTTGATCTGGTGATGTTCGGCTGGCAGGGTAGCAGCGATCCCGATGGTTTTTCGCTGTGGCATTCCAGCCGCATTCCTCAGAATGATAACAACTGGCTTGGTCATAACTATGCGGGCTGGCACAGCGCCGAGAACGATAGCCTGCTGGATCGCCTGGCCGCGCCGACCTCGCGCCAGGAGCAAACAGCGCTCTACCAGCAGCAGCAGCAGCGCTTCGCGGCGGATCTGCCGTCGCTGTCCTTATTCGAGTATCCCAGGCTCGCGCTGCGCCAGCCCGCGCTCCACGGCGTTAAGCTTCCGCTCGGATCGATACCGATCACCTGGAATATTGAAGCCTGGGAGCGCAGGTAA
- a CDS encoding thiopurine S-methyltransferase, with protein MHPQFWFDSWEREGSATSFHRHDIHPFVLDYATPESLRGKRVLVPLCGKTNDLLWFARHADHVIGVELVEKAIVQFFHQNGLSYQQNGYRYESERITLLHRDMFDVTCEDVGRIDLVYDRAALVALPHDMRLRYIAKLDELIPVGAQQLVVTLEYAPLLPEPPFSITPEETFSYYGPGYTVEHIEQPERPEHRMIPKFGLSFLREHGFMATKIGPHITA; from the coding sequence ATGCACCCCCAATTCTGGTTCGACTCATGGGAGCGTGAGGGCAGCGCAACCAGCTTTCATCGCCACGATATTCATCCATTTGTTCTCGACTACGCCACTCCTGAATCACTACGCGGCAAACGAGTCCTGGTGCCACTCTGCGGCAAAACCAATGACCTGCTTTGGTTTGCTCGTCACGCCGATCATGTCATCGGCGTTGAATTAGTCGAGAAAGCGATCGTTCAATTCTTTCACCAGAATGGGCTATCCTACCAGCAAAACGGCTATCGCTACGAGAGCGAGCGCATTACGCTGCTGCACCGCGATATGTTCGATGTGACCTGCGAGGATGTCGGGCGCATCGATCTGGTGTACGATCGCGCGGCGCTGGTGGCGCTGCCGCACGATATGCGCCTGCGCTACATCGCCAAGCTGGACGAGCTGATCCCTGTCGGCGCGCAACAACTGGTCGTCACGCTGGAGTACGCGCCGCTGCTGCCGGAGCCGCCCTTCAGCATCACGCCCGAAGAAACGTTTAGCTACTATGGGCCGGGCTACACGGTCGAGCATATCGAGCAGCCGGAGCGGCCTGAGCACCGGATGATCCCCAAGTTTGGGCTGAGCTTCCTCAGAGAGCACGGCTTCATGGCGACAAAGATCGGCCCGCATATCACCGCCTGA